TAAATAGCCTAATACCTTCTGTAATAGCTTATCTCATTACAGACATTAATTGTTATGGAGTGGTTTGTGACGACTACAACACGTGCTGCCGCGATATATCATATGGCAGTTGCTGTTCGAATCTGGAGGGTCAAGGTATAGAAATCATTTACATGTTTGCATAAATACATACAATTTACTTGTATttataaatatacttttattttattattaacatTTGTAACTGATTAAATGTTTACTTtcaatagaatatagatttaatttttaaaatcgaTTTTCcgtaatattcaatatatatataaaactattataTAGTCATAGTTCTGTGTAAGCTACATTTGAATAAAGTTtagaaatgaaaattaaatgatTATCATTatataacatattaataaattaacgTGGATAtcacatatatatgtatttatgaGTACTTCATTATAGGAAATTTTATAGTTAAACGATCGATTGACTATTCATATAAAATACAGTATAATTAAACTTGACTATATTACACAATTGAGCCCGCTCACACTTTCCTTACTTACTCACGCGTTTGAATAAAAACGACATGCAGTTCGACTGTTTGATGGAAGTGTACCTCATGAAGGAAGAGTAGAAATATATCACTCAGGAACTTGGGGAACAATATGTGATGATGGTTGGGATGAAAACGACGCAGAAGTTGTTTGTCGGATGCTGGAATTTCCTGGAGTGATATCAGCGCCTTTATATGCTTTTTACGGGGAAGGAACAGGTCCAACATGGCTCAGTGAAGTTGACTGCGCTGGAACTGAAATGTCGTTGTCGGATTGTACTCATAATTCGTGGGGCGTTCATCACTGTGGACACAACGAAGATGCGTCTGTCAAATGTTTACCTAATGGTATGTTAATGAATATTAAACGTAGAAGTGTTTGTAATGGAGATTCATATGCCGTTACGTGAAATCGTATCAGATTTTGACTGAGCGAATGTTTGATCACATATACATATCAGACCTTATAGCAACACCTGGACAAGTCAATGCGATCAGGAAAACATCTCTGTTATTAGTTCCATTCCATAATACAGAAGCTCTAGGAAATTGCCTTTCGAAGATAATTTTCGTTGACATGATTGCAACTTTATGTCTGAATGTTCTGTAAATAATCTGTacaataaattaaatgtttttacGCTTGTTTAGACGCATGTGAAAATGATGTATAGCGTCACACCAATGTTAGTTCCTATTTCATTTTCAAgctaataattcaatttttatttatagttcGTTTAGCTGACGGTCAACTCAACAAAGGGCGCGTGGAAATATTTCACGCGGGTGTATGGGGAACAATATGTGATTTCGGTTGGGATATAGAAGATGCAAAAGTTGTATGTAGGGCGCTTGAGTTTCCAGGAGTTATATCTGCACTAAAATACGCGTATTATGGAGAGGGTACGGGTCAAATTTGGTTAAACAACGTCAACTGTGATGGGAATGAAGTGTCATTAGACCAATGTGCACATAATGGTTGGGGATCACATTTTTGTTCACATGACGATGACGCGGCTGTAGAGTGTCTATCAACAGGTTTGCTGATTACTGATATTTACAAATTGTGATCGTAGTTATATATTAGATCGTAGTGTATATTATTTCAgttattatttttagttcaaCGTCTATCTATATAATGCTTAAAATATACTATGATTTACTTTCAAATATCGATGATACCATGTTGTATGACGTGTAACTTTGGACTTTATCTGAAATCTGCCTTTATCGCCCATACCCCCTCTATATCATTCTAGTGGTATTTATACTGTTATTATGATTGGTAGACTCTAAATCCTATTATGTTTGCCCAATTCAAGATCAATAAAGTGAAAACACTGTGAAATATCTTTCCCAGCAATGAACCACGAAGAGGGACACAGAGTGGTTTGAGGGGagccacaatgctaggcgcacAACTGATTTTACTTATTCTTTGACAATAAACTCCCAGTTCTTCCTAACTTCATTATGAagcgcctagcattgtggctCCCCTCAAACAATTCTGTGGCCCGTTTCGTAGGCCATAGGCTCAAGGCTGAGAACCGCTGAATAAAAGCCCGGAACGGGCAGAATGATCGTGGGGTTCACTTGAGTCTATACCTTACAATAGCTTTGTCAAAATTGTTCTGGCCAACATGTGTCTCCACTATGGATGTAGCCTATGTCCATCATTCAACATTGTTTACCACGATAGTGTGAATAGTTACACGTTTCACCTCTTTTATAGTTCGTATAGTAGGTGGAAATGAGATAAATGAAGGAAGGGTGGAAATATATCACGAAGGAATATGGGGGACAATATGCGATGATTCCTGGGATATTAACGATGCGGAAGTTGTGTGTAGAATGCTAGGATTTCCTGGTGCAACGTCTGCCCCTGTTGAAGCTTACCACGGGGAAGGTGGTGGTCAAATATGGCTGAGTAGCGTCTCGTGCTCAGGAAATGAACAAAGATTGGAAAATTGTAATCACGGTTCTTGGGGGTCACATCATTGCACCCATGCTGAAGACGCGTCCGTACATTGTCTTCCTACAGGTCAGTAGACTGCTCATGTGGATAGATTATACGATATTTCACGTCCTATTTGTATAGGAGAAACACACTATTGTTGTCTAATGTCCTGATGAGAAGGTGAACTATTACTAAATTCAAAAAGTATTGATCGTGAATGATCTGACCAATaattcgaaatattttattattaactcGTACTTATTACAATGAAGATAGTTTACCGGGCGTCTATTATCTTaccaaataaattcaaatcaaaatttttatcacTACGTATAGAAATGAGGTAAAATGTAAGCACACTAAAATTTCTAAATGTATAATAAACTAATTTCCAACTTTTTCTATCATTGTCAAGATATATGTATTTACCAAATATATTCTCATTTTCTGTTAGCTCGACTTATTCTCGATGGAGACGAGATCAACGTCGGGAGAGTTGAGATATATCACGCTGAGGAATGGGGAACAATCTGCAGCAATTCATGGGGTATAAATGACGCAGAAGTTGTGTGCAGAATGATAGGCTTTGTCGGAGTAACATCTGCACCAACATTTGCTTTCTATGGTCCTGGAACTGATCAAATATGGTTAAATAACGTTGATTGCATCGGCAATGAAAAAAGAATCGAAGACTGTCCACATAGTGGATGGAGTTTAAATAGCTGTTCCCACACATGGGACGCGTCTGCGGCCTGCTTTTCTACCGGTAAGTCTCCAGTGATCTAATCAAAAACCTTTCTAGTAATTTATGCGAGCCCACGTAACTTTATTGATGAAACATCAAAGAATATATGGTTACCTATTGCACTCTCAAATTTCACACACATCtgaaccagtggtgggattcagccggttcgcaccggttctatagaaccgtcgcacggaattttatgagatcagcgaaccggttagcattaatGGTTACTGctaatgactttttgtaacacaACCGGCTGAAATATATGATTTTTGTGATGTAACcggttgacaaaaaatttgaatcccaccactgatctAAACTTCCTGTCCTGCTACGCTGACTTTGTAACACAATGTAACTTCGTAAACACAAATTTATAAGGCAAAAGTCGACGACCAGTCTACATCAACCCCAGCATTCATTTATAGTTAACATTTCCCTTACATCTTGTTGGAAGCGAAACAGGTTCAACCTCCCCTGGATGTCATTCGCAATATTGTTGTCATATTTCCTTTCCTGCTTTGTTTTTTTCGTGATTGTTCGTGGTGGTCGATATGTATTGAATTGTAAGGAGATAGGGCTGGAATAAATTGGGTAGGACTTAAAAATATTTCCGGTAACATGCTGTTCTGTGTTAgggtagatatatatatattgttcaaaGATATTGGTTGAAGTGAGCAATATGAAGGGAGATTCATTCTATGTTCTCggttagaataaatataattctCTGGCAGAATAGATTATTTGTATAAATCGATTTTGTTATAACAGGAATGAGCACGTGGCACAACATATTCGAGATACAAATTTTATACATTATTTTTACGAGtgtattttgatattaaatgtAAAAACATGTTGAAATGATTTCATTCAAATCTAAAGCCTTCTGAAGATTAACTAGTTTTGTACCAAACTAAAGTTCACGCGAAAATATTTGATTGGGATACCGTTTTGGACTCATTGAACTCTACATAGTAGATACAACATAATCATGTCTCAAATTCTTTAAATTTGGATATTTTGTCATAAACTATTACTGAAACGTTGCAAAAAAAGTTATGCAAAAACATGGCCAATCGTTTTTTAATCCGTACTGTGTGTTTTTAATCCGTACTGTGTGTATGTTTATGGAATTAATTTCTCATCACAGTCCGGCTAGTCGATAGTGGCGTAGCTCACAAAGGAAGAGTTGAAATATTTCATGACGGTTTATGGGGAACAATATGCGATAGGTACTATTGGGACATAAATGATGCAAAGGTTGTCTGTAAAATGCTGGGCTTCCATGGTGACAGTTTCACACCCGGGCCATCGTATTACGGACCAGGTACTGGTAAAATTTGGCTTTCTGATGTGCAATGCGCTGGGAATGAAGCTACTTTGGAAGACTGCGATCACGATAGTTGGGGAAACGTGGGAAGTTGCATCCATGTAGAAGATGCTTCCGTTGAATGCATTTCTAATGGTAAGATAAATATtgattcattattattatcttcAAATTCTCTAAACGAATGTCAAATAATATGTACTGTATATTGGTGTGTTTAAGTTCCTGTTTGTCGGCAAACGGTAAATAATTTCAAAGGTTTTACCTAGATCTGAAAACGATAATTTAATGGGTCGCAGAATTGAAGAGTATAAACCTCCAAGTAATATTCAGAACCTGCCTGATCATACATAACCTCTACAAAATAACTAGTTTGCTAACATTCGTCATCGATAACAGTGCGATTGAATAATGGAAATAATATTAACGACGGAATAGTAGAAATTTACCACGATGATGAGTGGGGAACAATATGTGATGATGAATGGGATATAAATGAGGCGAAAGTTGTTTGTAGAATGCTTGGATTTCCTGGAGCAATATCAGCACACACTGATGCAGACTTTGAAGGAGCAGCAAGCAAAATATCGCTCAGTAATGTCGAGTGTACAGGAACTGAATCGACTTTGTATGATTGCACTTACAGCGCGTCCAATTATTGTGATCGCAGCAAAGTTGCGTCCGTTGAGTGTATTCCCACGGGTGAGTTTTATTTACCAGAAAAGAAGAGGTTGACCTTCTGAATACTCACGAAgatgttatttttattgaatacatCATATGTTGTTTTTAGTGAGACTGATTGATGGTAGTACCTCTCAAGAAGGGCGGGTTGAGATATATCATGATAATGTTTGGGGAACAATATGTACTGGTTATCGATCTTGGGACTCTGATAATGCCAACGTCATTTGTAGAATGCTCGGGATGTCCAATGGAAAATCGTTGGAAAACGCATATTTTGGAGAAGGTTCGGGAAAAATATGGCTTTCGTATAGAATTTATTGTACCGGATTTGAAGAAACGTTGGAAGATTGTGACCATGCATCTTGGGGAGATGTCGACTGTGAACACTATACAGATATCTCCGTCCAATGTTCGATATCAATAGAAGGTATACATTTTATTACTTAGGCCTACGTACCATAGAATTACCTAAGTACCATCATAGTAGCGCTATTTCTATAAATATCcaagtacattgttttacatttatatgaattacaaatatatcggtatacagaataaaacaaataGATATCGGCATAATCAGCTACATAAACTTGCTCGTGTTTGAAAAGTTGGGCAAGCGCAAGACATTATCAACGACAACATACGCAGAAACGGTGCGGGGTTGTTTCGGTAAATAATGTTTTCGCTTGTCTGTTGTCGAAGCAACTGCTTGATTTACGATTTATTCAACAGACTAACGTTAAGGTATACTTATAAATGTTTGTTCTAAGCAAATTCACAGTAAGGGGGACACAAACGGTGTGTTTTCCCCAGCTCTGAATGTCCGCAGTCTGCACAAACGCATCAAATCTGgaaaatgaatataataaaaaggTAACACACAGTTGGCCAAAAAGTATTCGTATTATAAAATTGCTCATACGAATGGCGACACACCGGCATATGCAATGATTTCTAATGACATATTCTCTCAGGCACGCACGCTACCGGCATACTAGAATAATTATCTTAATCTGCATAGTGCCTACATCTACAGCCTACTGATGAGTTAGTTATCCGTGCTCATTTTGCTCTAGGAATGAACGAATTGAAATTCGCCAACTCCAAAATTCTAATACGCtgtgttttttttgtttatttgcaATTCAACACAACAATATTACGCTAATGCTCCTCACCGCAACACCTCACGACTTCCTTGCTCTTATTTTCGTAACCATGACAATCAGCAAAATGTCGACGGTGAcgtaataattgaaatttactcAAGCATATCAGACACTTCTAATTGATTCGTTTTTGTAAGTTTGGTTCATTATTGGgattaaaaaatcaaatacagAAGCACATAATATTTCTAAATAACAATGACGATTCAAActattttcagttttatgttAATTCGACTCTTTAGGATAGTATATAATCATTATAATATCTTTTTCTTGATAGAGTATGTTCGGAAAGTTTCGACTTTCATTCTATGCTTATCACAATTCTTTTGCAACGTAGAactcaatcattttatttaaatcacagATACAGAATCCGGGAACTTTTGGATTCTCGGAGTTATGTGGGGAATTATTCTAATCCTGTTGTTAATTCCCGTGTACATGTTTAGAGATTCATTACGTGAGTAATCATTATAAATACCAGCCTAATATAAATGTGTTTGCTGTCATTGTAAACACAATTATCTATACAAAAGGTACTAAAAACATTAATGGCTAGTGCCATTTGCGCAGTTTGGACGGGACGCTTGAAGGTTAAAAAATCTCAATCGTAAAATGTTTGAATAAAAGAATTACCAATAAGGAACGAAACCTGTTTTTTACTTTAATAACGTTCAAGTATCTAATTTCAACAGAAATCGTTACAAATTGTTAGTCAACGGCCAAggggcgcatttttaaacttaGCCACGGGCGCAATTATACGTAGATTTACGCCACTGGTTAGAATTGAATTCTCATGATATGTATTTCAAATGAGTATAAAATTTACCCACTACGTCAGCTCCATGAATTTCATTTGCTCAAGTTGTgtcgtttttgatattttcattgcTTATGTTGCTGTTACTGCAATAGTATAGCCCAAGGGTCGGCAACCCACGGCCCGCGGAGtataataatccggcccgcgacgcttcactgaactatagcgacaaaacggcggttttgacgatgaattaattttataatccaCGCTCGAGGAGTTGATTctattttttacgtaacataatttattgtgagacacgtgtagattttattataacctaactatttagtgaacagctagctactcgtttaacgaggcTACAACTTAACtataattagacaaatttttttccaaaatgaacattacaatgAACAATTTAAGAACTCGGATTAGTGGtacccatttagaaaatgttctaatCTTGGCTTCATCCAGTGTACCACGTGATGTCAAAAAGCTATCAACCGTGATACAATAACAAGTGTCTCATTAATTGTcatttgtaaattattttctttttattaggACGACTGAGTTGAGACCTTGAGTTGACGCAGTTttcgcgagcgacaaaaggttgccgacccctggtcaTAGGCTATGACTATGAATAGtcaataatattcgattgaaTATTGTGCAATGTCAAATACTTTACCAATCATATTTTTCAGGAGAATTGCTTGaggatatttttgaaattacttATGATGGTACGAAagattttcttttgttttagtATGCAAATTTAGCACAAAAACCGACTAATGTGGGTGTCAAAATGAGCGTTCTGCGTTATTGAATATCATTTAACATTTATATGTGGTACAATATCTTCTTTTGCTGCATTGCGAGTGGAATTATGaaattttcttccaaaactGTACTCAAGCTTACACGACTTATACTTGTTTTATACTTCCAGGTTTGATATTTTTGCCTATGCTACCATACAGAACTTATAAAGCTTGCTGTAAAGGtgagttttatttgatttttggtattttattacCTAGTCAATGCTAaaatttgacttttatttttatcatccTCAATACAGCCTACTTTACCTTTATTAATTCACTACCAACAATGTCAAGGTATCTATGTTCATAATTTCCAATATCAAAAAGCCTGAATTGGACAGTGGGAGTTCCCGCGGCAGATTCACAGTGTCGTCTTCAGTAATAAACAATGTGTtgtgaagtttccttttataactAAGGTGCTTCACAGATTCTATAGTTACATTATACGATTTAACAGAAGACGATTATCCAGTCAATATGACTCC
The genomic region above belongs to Styela clava chromosome 13, kaStyClav1.hap1.2, whole genome shotgun sequence and contains:
- the LOC120333391 gene encoding scavenger receptor cysteine-rich domain superfamily protein-like, encoding MCLITTVRDKADAENITILIENSLKADVKKGENSFATPECGYYKLGCPVSYSCQVLGRPGDYYCCKTGTCCEFSECINSDINCYGVVCDDYNTCCRDISYGSCCSNLEGQVRLFDGSVPHEGRVEIYHSGTWGTICDDGWDENDAEVVCRMLEFPGVISAPLYAFYGEGTGPTWLSEVDCAGTEMSLSDCTHNSWGVHHCGHNEDASVKCLPNVRLADGQLNKGRVEIFHAGVWGTICDFGWDIEDAKVVCRALEFPGVISALKYAYYGEGTGQIWLNNVNCDGNEVSLDQCAHNGWGSHFCSHDDDAAVECLSTVRIVGGNEINEGRVEIYHEGIWGTICDDSWDINDAEVVCRMLGFPGATSAPVEAYHGEGGGQIWLSSVSCSGNEQRLENCNHGSWGSHHCTHAEDASVHCLPTARLILDGDEINVGRVEIYHAEEWGTICSNSWGINDAEVVCRMIGFVGVTSAPTFAFYGPGTDQIWLNNVDCIGNEKRIEDCPHSGWSLNSCSHTWDASAACFSTVRLVDSGVAHKGRVEIFHDGLWGTICDRYYWDINDAKVVCKMLGFHGDSFTPGPSYYGPGTGKIWLSDVQCAGNEATLEDCDHDSWGNVGSCIHVEDASVECISNVRLNNGNNINDGIVEIYHDDEWGTICDDEWDINEAKVVCRMLGFPGAISAHTDADFEGAASKISLSNVECTGTESTLYDCTYSASNYCDRSKVASVECIPTVRLIDGSTSQEGRVEIYHDNVWGTICTGYRSWDSDNANVICRMLGMSNGKSLENAYFGEGSGKIWLSYRIYCTGFEETLEDCDHASWGDVDCEHYTDISVQCSISIEDTESGNFWILGVMWGIILILLLIPVYMFRDSLRELLEDIFEITYDGLIFLPMLPYRTYKACCKEDDYPVNMTPRQPQTPSTASEINSAHVYYIQPSPESVIRSAPPMSRSEPSSPSAPSIEHEPVTNNPEGISEDRLCVICLSEEKNVFFGPCGHVCCCNGCGMRSDVTDCPICRNRIEQRKRIFL